One window from the genome of Gavia stellata isolate bGavSte3 chromosome 10, bGavSte3.hap2, whole genome shotgun sequence encodes:
- the APOBEC4 gene encoding putative C->U-editing enzyme APOBEC-4, which yields MNPGEKTIFQEYLTNQGTVVKPYCWQRQNHICAKCPYHIRTGEEARVHYREFHRVFGFPYRSTATLQNEHLLFYELRSFSGRVVQKGQATNCTDQDNHPESMLFEVAGYLDAVTGACEDIGHIILYANYSPCNEAYHCCVSKIYNFLLKYPEITLCIYFSRLYHTEDHFPTAVWNREALRSLSSLWPRVTLQRLPGGARQYLLCNFVSGIPGSTLYHPTPPSRTLADGQNPPQLNSLAGMKPYRRKAFPQAMQGKPAVQRKIKSFSSPSPASQQPLQAMKGSLLPPMSQSHLVLFPGVFLPFRREHLYPKPKNVVRHLKMPKE from the coding sequence ATGAATCCAGGAGAGAAAACCATTTTCCAGGAATATCTGACTAATCAGGGGACTGTGGTGAAGCCCTATTGCTGGCAGAGACAGAACCACATCTGCGCTAAGTGTCCCTACCACATACGGACTGGTGAAGAAGCGAGAGTCCATTACAGAGAATTTCACAGGGTCTTTGGCTTCCCGTACAGATCTACAGCAACTCTCCAAAACGAACACCTTCTCTTCTACGAACTGAGGAGCTTCTCGGGCAGAGTAGTCCAAAAAGGCCAGGCTACAAACTGTACTGACCAAGACAACCACCCAGAATCTATGCTGTTTGAGGTGGCTGGTTATCTGGATGCAGTTACAGGCGCCTGTGAGGACATCGGACACATCATCCTCTATGCAAATTACTCTCCTTGTAATGAGGCTTACCACTGCTGCGTGAGTAAAATCTACAACTTCTTGCTGAAGTACCCCGAAATCACTCTCTGCATCTATTTCTCTCGGCTTTATCACACTGAGGACCATTTCCCCACGGCCGTGTGGAACCGCGAAGCTTTGCGGAGCCTCTCCAGCCTGTGGCCTCGGGTGACTCTGCAGAGGCTGCCGGGGGGGGCACGGCAGTACCTCCTCTGCAATTTTGTGTCCGGCATCCCAGGGTCAACCCTTTATCACCCGACTCCACCGTCAAGAACCTTAGCAGATGGACAAAATCCACCTCAACTTAACAGCTTAGCAGGAATGAAACCGTATCGTAGGAAAGCCTTTCCACAAGCAATGCAGGGAAAGCCTGCTGTGCAGCGGAAAATAaagtccttttcttctcctagCCCAGCCTCCCAACAGCCGTTACAAGCGATGAAGGGCAGTCTACTGCCTCCCATGTCTCAAAGCCACTTGGTGCTTTTCCCAGGTGTGTTTCTGCCCTTCCGGAGGGAACATCTATATCCCAAACCTAAAAATGTTGtaaggcatttaaaaatgccAAAGGAATAA